A window of Streptomyces sp. SAI-127 contains these coding sequences:
- a CDS encoding AfsR/SARP family transcriptional regulator, with amino-acid sequence MRVVEFGVLGSVAAWDETREPIALKGPRHRAVLARLLIARRGVVPVPRLVEDLWQGDPPADAVGTVRTFVAGLRRALEPERPRRTPSRLLVTEGPGYALRADPAHVDARRFEHAVAAAADLPPAQAVPRLTEALELWRGPAYADFAEERWARAERSRLAELRLTAVERRAEGRLALGAAADAAADLDAHVAEHPWREDAWQLLALALYRSGRQADALSVLRRARQLLREHLGVEPGPRLSRTEQDILRHADHLDPGPSDPAAQVWEQASASYASMVPPRARTRLESTAGLMRDLAVTGGGGLEAARRHRAAAVAAAEQLGDPELTARVIGVYDVPAVWTRSDDPAQADRLVGAAERTLLLLPPGAPEAARARLLATVAVESRGTLPEGTRALQAAHRAVESARRLKDADLLVFALNGLFMQTFERAGLATRRAEIGAEITEVAGRHGLFTYEVLGHLIRLQAHCATADFTAADRHAAAADALAERHELPLVAVFTTWYRALRTATTEPPRLGESAYRAAAKSLEGAGMPGLEQGLLPLALLCLRLHHGLPVTADPHTDWGPYEPWVRPLLLLADGRDQDAVRLLASVPSPPGDLLHEALWSLLARAAIQVDDRPLMRRAQRALEPARGELAGAASGLLTAGPVADHLDALAAALAPHAS; translated from the coding sequence GTGCGTGTGGTCGAGTTCGGAGTCCTGGGGTCGGTGGCGGCCTGGGACGAGACCAGGGAGCCGATCGCCCTGAAGGGTCCGAGGCATCGTGCGGTGCTGGCCCGCCTCCTCATCGCCCGCCGTGGGGTCGTGCCCGTTCCCCGCCTGGTGGAGGACCTGTGGCAGGGGGACCCGCCGGCGGATGCCGTGGGTACCGTCCGGACCTTCGTCGCCGGGCTGCGGCGCGCTCTGGAACCCGAGCGGCCGCGCCGGACCCCGTCCCGCCTCCTCGTCACCGAAGGCCCCGGCTACGCGCTGCGCGCCGACCCCGCCCACGTCGACGCCCGGCGGTTCGAGCACGCCGTCGCCGCCGCGGCGGACCTGCCTCCCGCGCAGGCGGTGCCCCGGCTGACCGAGGCTCTGGAGCTGTGGCGCGGACCCGCCTACGCCGACTTCGCCGAGGAGCGCTGGGCGCGCGCGGAACGCTCCCGGCTCGCCGAGCTCCGGCTGACCGCCGTCGAACGCAGGGCCGAGGGCCGGCTCGCCCTCGGCGCCGCGGCCGACGCGGCAGCGGACCTCGACGCCCACGTGGCCGAGCACCCCTGGCGGGAGGACGCCTGGCAGCTGCTCGCCCTCGCCCTGTACCGCTCCGGACGCCAGGCCGACGCCCTGTCCGTCCTGCGGCGCGCCCGACAGTTGCTGCGTGAGCACCTCGGTGTGGAGCCGGGCCCCCGGCTCAGCCGCACCGAGCAGGACATCCTGCGGCACGCCGACCACCTGGACCCGGGCCCCTCGGACCCGGCCGCACAGGTCTGGGAGCAGGCCTCCGCGTCGTACGCGAGCATGGTCCCCCCGCGGGCACGCACCCGCCTGGAATCGACCGCGGGGCTGATGCGCGACCTCGCCGTCACCGGGGGCGGCGGCCTGGAAGCGGCACGGCGGCACCGCGCGGCGGCCGTGGCGGCGGCGGAGCAGCTGGGCGATCCGGAGCTGACGGCACGGGTCATCGGCGTCTACGACGTCCCCGCCGTCTGGACCCGTTCCGACGACCCCGCCCAGGCCGACCGGCTGGTGGGTGCGGCGGAACGCACCCTGCTCCTCCTGCCACCGGGCGCACCCGAGGCGGCAAGGGCACGGCTCCTGGCCACCGTGGCGGTGGAGTCCCGCGGCACCCTCCCCGAGGGGACACGCGCCCTTCAGGCGGCCCACCGGGCCGTCGAGAGCGCACGTCGGCTCAAAGACGCCGACCTGCTCGTCTTCGCCCTCAACGGCCTGTTCATGCAGACCTTCGAACGAGCCGGACTCGCCACCCGGCGGGCGGAGATCGGCGCGGAGATCACCGAAGTGGCCGGCCGGCACGGCCTGTTCACCTACGAGGTCCTCGGCCACCTGATCCGGCTCCAAGCACACTGCGCCACCGCCGACTTCACGGCGGCGGACCGGCACGCGGCCGCCGCCGACGCGCTCGCCGAACGGCACGAGCTGCCTCTCGTCGCCGTCTTCACCACGTGGTACCGCGCCCTGCGCACCGCGACGACAGAGCCTCCGCGGCTCGGCGAGTCCGCGTACCGGGCGGCCGCCAAGTCCCTGGAGGGCGCCGGAATGCCCGGCCTGGAGCAGGGGTTGCTCCCCCTCGCCCTGCTGTGCCTGCGGCTGCACCACGGCCTTCCCGTCACCGCCGACCCGCACACCGACTGGGGCCCCTACGAGCCGTGGGTGCGCCCCCTGTTGCTGCTCGCCGATGGGCGCGACCAGGACGCCGTACGCCTGTTGGCTTCCGTGCCTTCCCCGCCCGGGGACCTCCTGCACGAGGCCCTGTGGAGCCTCCTCGCCCGCGCGGCGATCCAGGTGGACGACCGTCCGCTGATGCGGCGCGCCCAGCGCGCGCTCGAACCCGCCAGGGGCGAACTCGCGGGCGCCGCAAGCGGCTTGCTCACCGCCGGTCCTGTCGCGGACCACCTGGACGCGCTGGCCGCGGCGCTCGCACCGCACGCCTCTTGA